The following coding sequences are from one Helicoverpa zea isolate HzStark_Cry1AcR chromosome 4, ilHelZeax1.1, whole genome shotgun sequence window:
- the LOC124629901 gene encoding kelch domain-containing protein 3: MRWTVHIEGGPMRVNHAAVCIGEKIYSFGGYCSTEEYKDWEPIPVHVLDTNSLRWAPVNYKRTDVAPFQRYGHTTVAYGDKVFMWGGRNNAVACDTLSCFDTKTLEWSTPTVSGMVPYAKDGHSACVIGNKMYIFGGFEYLTDQYSREVHCLNLDTLRWSYIDARGTAPSHRDFHTAVAVGHKMYIFGGRGDLNSPYNSQEEIYCPQVFYLDTIEEKWVAVNPGGTWPEGRRSHSSWIYKDYMYIFGGFNGNSKTHFNDLYRYSITDNIWQYINVGGSVPCKRRRQACLIHKDVVYLFGGTSPCPGPSNRAPENLDDNPERLIDNSDLHLLDYQPSLKTLSILVVLEHNIDTSILPRDIIMDIRLMTLPNRISRPINQSG, translated from the exons ATGAGATGGACCGTGCATATCGAGGGCGGACCTATGCGAGTCAATCATGCAGCGGTATGTATCGgcgaaaaaatatattcctttGGAGGATACTGCTCGACCGAGGAATATAAAGATTGGGAGCCAATACCTGTACATGTCTTGGATACAAATTCTCTGAGATGGGCGCCAGTGAATTATAAAAGAACTGATGTAGCCCCTTTCCAAAGATATGGGCATACCACCGTTGCGTATGGAGACAAG GTTTTTATGTGGGGAGGCCGAAATAATGCTGTGGCCTGTGACACTCTGTCATGTTTCGACACTAAGACATTAGAATGGAGCACTCCAACTGTATCAGGTATGGTACCTTATGCCAAAGATGGCCATTCAGCTTGTGTCATTGGaaacaaaatgtatatttttggagGTTTTGAGTATCTCACTGATCAGTATTCACGAGAAGTACACTGCCTCAATCTTGACACTCTGCGATGGAGCTACATCGATGCTCGTGGCACAGCACCTTCTCACAGAGACTTTCACACCGCTGTGGCAGTTGGACACAAAATGTACATCTTTGGTGGACGTGGAGATTTGAACAGCCCGTACAATTCTCAAGAGGAAATATATTGTCCCCAAGTATTCTATTTAGACACTATTGAAGAAAAATGGGTAGCTGTGAATCCTGGTGGGACATGGCCTGAAGGAAGGCGCAGCCACTCTTCCT GGATTTACAAGGACTACATGTATATTTTTGGAGGATTTAATGGAAATTCCAAGACTCACTTCAATGATCTCTACAGATATTCTATCACAGATAACATCTGGCAATACATAAATGTGGGCGGCTCAGTTCCCTGCAAGCGGCGACGTCAAGCATGTCTTATTCATAAAGATGTAGTGTACCTGTTTGGAGGTACAAG CCCCTGCCCTGGACCTAGTAATCGTGCACCAGAAAATTTGGATGACAACCCAGAGAGGTTGATTGATAACAGTGACTTACACCTCCTGGACTATCAACCATCTCTGAAGACTTTGTCTATTCTTGTTGTGTTGGAACACAACATTGACACGTCTATACTCCCACGTGATATCAT CATGGATATACGTTTGATGACTCTGCCAAACCGCATTAGCAGGCCCATTAACCAATCTGGTTAG
- the LOC124629900 gene encoding DDB1- and CUL4-associated factor 13: protein MSKMKIKVISRNPDEYLRATKRDIHKLPRNYDPSLHPLEAPREYVRAMNAVKLERVFAKPFIGNLDGHKDGVSSIAKHPSKLAVLASGAFDGEIRLWDLAVRKCTRNFVAHEGWVRALCFTPKGDTFTSVGDDKTIKTWKSEVQSPDDEEPINTLLSMSVVTGVTHHRNKPLFATCGEHCQLWENTRNEPVKVFKWGVDSLHHVSFNQVEHNLLASCASDRSVILYDCRESGPLRKVVMELRSNALSWNPMEAFIFTVANEDYNLYTFDVRKLKQPVNIHMGHTSAVIDVDYAPTGREFVAGSYDKTVRIFESLKGNSRDVYHTKRMQRLTCVKWTLDNKYILSGSDEMNIRMWKARASEKLGVLKPRERTALNYSESLKEKFANHPQVKRIARHRHVPKHILNAQNELRTIKEKVKRKEGNRRAHSKPGSVPFVPERQKHIVKEDE from the exons ATGTCGaagatgaaaataaaagttattagCCGGAATCCGGATGAGTATTTGCGCGCCACAAAACGCGATATCCACAAAC TACCTCGGAATTATGACCCAAGTTTGCATCCTTTAGAAGCGCCACGTGAATATGTGCGCGCAATGAATGCAGTTAAACTTGAAAGAGTATTTGCTAAGCCTTTTATCGGAAACCTTGACGGGCATAAAGACGGTGTTTCTAGTATCGCCAAACACCCAAGCAAGTTAGCAGTCTTGGCTAGTGGAGCTTTTGATGGTGAAATTCGCTTGTGGGATCTAGCTGTAAGGAAATGTACTAGAAACTTTGTGGCACACGAAGGGTGGGTGCGCGCTCTGTGCTTCACACCAAAGGGTGATACATTCACTAGTGTTGGTGatgataaaactattaaaacatgGAAGTCTGAAGTCCAATCCCCTGATGATGAGGAACCTATTAACACTTTGCTCAGTATGTCTGTAGTCACAGGAGTTACACATCACAGAAATAAACCACTATTTGCAACATGTGGTGAACATTGTCAATTATGGGAGAATACACGTAATGAGCCTGTGAAAGTTTTCAAATGGGGAGTGGACAGTCTTCACCATGTTTCTTTTAACCAG GTAGAACATAACTTGTTAGCATCATGTGCCAGTGACAGAAGTGTAATTCTATATGACTGTCGTGAATCAGGACCTTTGAGGAAGGTTGTCATGGAACTGAGGTCCAATGCCTTGTCATGGAATCCAATGGAAGCCTTTATATTCACCGTAGCTAATGAAGATTACAA TCTATACACATTTGATGTAAGGAAACTCAAACAACCAGTAAACATTCACATGGGGCACACATCAGCTGTAATAGATGTTGACTATGCCCCAACCGGGCGAGAGTTTGTAGCTGGCAGTTATGATAAAACTGTAAGAATCTTTGAGAGTCTGAAAGGAAACTCCAGGGATGTTTACCATACTAAAAGAATGCAAAGACTGACTTGTGTAAAATGGACATTGGACAACAAATACATACTCTCTGGCTCTGATGAAATGAATATAAGAATGTGGAAAGCCAGAGCATCTGAAAAGCTTGGTGTg CTTAAACCACGTGAGAGAACTGCTTTGAATTATTCAGAATCATTGAAGGAAAAGTTCGCTAATCACCCGCAAGTCAAACGCATAGCGCGACACAGACATGTTCCGAAACACATATTGAATGCTCAGAATGAACTCAGAACAATCAAGGAGAAGGTAAAGAGAAAGGAAGGCAACCGTCGTGCTCACAGCAAGCCAGGGTCTGTACCCTTTGTGCCTGAACGTCAAAAACATATTGTTAAAGAAGATGAATGA
- the LOC124629917 gene encoding prolyl 4-hydroxylase subunit alpha-1-like, with translation MVPNLNLLHVICFALLFDMCVRTRAELFTAIAEVEHLLETHKRIIDDLDFYIQKEENRLAVLKRHLNIYKHEHEKAMEDIPNYLGNPINAFTLIKRLTTDLDHIEDSIKIGTEYIKNITMNHEDVKYPALEDLTGAAQALTRLQETYHLDVKDLAEGMLNGVAYSTPMSAGDCYELGRALYNEKDFVNAREWMVQALRKLKEENVPYPFNEVDILEYISFSYYLLGDTRSALEWTQKLLAVDPKHVRAKGNVPHYQKSIAEEEQRLRKERRGDTGFEENEEKPVTLTGYAKERKVYESLCRGEVDIPSAISKRLTCRYLTENHPFLRIAPIKMEMMYLNPDIVIFHDVISDGEIETVKKMARPRFKRAVVHDPKTGELVPAHYRISKSSWLKDNEAETIARISRRVSHMTGLSMDSAEELQVVNYGIGGHYEPHYDFARKRENAFSKHGGNRIATVLFYMSDVAQGGATVFTELGLSVFPVKRAAAFWLNLHPSGEGDLATRHAACPVLQGSKWVSNKWLHQGGQELLKPCNLEYQEEGFIRQIPRPVPKTSR, from the exons ATGGTTCCTAATTTGAACTTGCTGCACGTAATATGTTTCGCACTGTTATTCGATATGTGCGTGCGCACGCGTGCAGAATTATTCACCGCCATAGCTGAAGTAGAACATTTACTGGAAACACACAAGAGGATAATAGACGATTTAGACTTTTATATTCAAAAGGAAGAAAACAGACTCGCAGTTCTAAAGAG GCATTTGAATATCTACAAACACGAACATGAAAAGGCGATGGAAGATATTCCCAATTACTTGGGCAATCCAATCAACGCCTTCACCCTTATAAAAAGACTGACAACAGATCTTGATCATATAGAAGATAGTATTAAGATAGGAACAG AATACATAAAGAATATAACAATGAATCATGAAGATGTGAAGTATCCTGCTTTGGAAGACCTGACGGGAGCCGCACAGGCTCTTACCAGGCTTCAGGAAACTTACCACCTAGACGTTAAGGACTTGGCCGAAGGAATGCTAAATGGAGTCGCTTACAG TACGCCAATGAGCGCGGGCGACTGTTACGAACTCGGTCGTGCATTGTACAACGAGAAAGATTTCGTGAATGCGCGAGAGTGGATGGTGCAGGCTTTGCGAAAGCTCAAGGAAGAAAATGTGCCGTATCCATTCAATGAGGTCGATATACTGGAGTATATTAGCTTCTCTTATTATTTGTTGG GTGACACTCGAAGTGCTTTGGAATGGACACAAAAGCTGCTAGCAGTGGATCCGAAGCACGTCCGAGCTAAAGGCAACGTGCCTCATTACCAAAAGAGTATTGCTGAAGAGGAACAAAGACTAAGGAAGGAACGTCGCGGG gATACAGGCTTTGAGGAGAATGAGGAAAAACCTGTAACTTTGACCGGCTACGCAAAGGAGAGGAAAGTTTATGAGTCCCTTTGTCGCGGCGAAGTTGATATACCCTCCGCTATTTCTAAGAg GTTGACGTGCCGTTACTTGACCGAGAACCACCCGTTCCTGCGCATAGCGCCAATCAAGATGGAAATGATGTACCTTAATCCCGACATAGTTATATTCCACGATGTCATCAGTGACGGAGAGATTGAAACTGTCAAGAAAATGGCCAGACCTAGA TTCAAACGTGCAGTAGTTCACGATCCGAAAACAGGTGAACTTGTACCCGCTCACTACCGTATAAGCAAGTCTTCATGGTTGAAAGACAATGAGGCAGAGACAATCGCGCGTATCTCCCGTCGAGTGTCACATATGACTGGCCTGAGTATGGACTCCGCTGAAGAGTTGCAGGTCGTTAACTACGGCATAGGGGGGCATTATGAACCGCATTATGATTTTGCTAGG AAACGAGAGAATGCATTCTCCAAACATGGTGGCAATAGGATAGCTACTGTACTTTTCTAT ATGTCAGACGTAGCTCAAGGCGGTGCCACGGTATTCACGGAGCTGGGTCTGAGCGTGTTCCCAGTGAAGAGAGCAGCCGCCTTCTGGCTCAACCTGCACCCGTCGGGCGAGGGCGACCTCGCCACCAGGCACGCCGCCTGCCCCGTGCTGCAGGGCTCTAAGTGGG